In the genome of Microbacterium endophyticum, one region contains:
- a CDS encoding barstar family protein, with protein MTVPLTLMTVDSELRLLLLEGDAESIGIAVMAWADAGLTVRIVRGRKMRSRKGVLDEFAAALQFPLYFGDNEDAFDECISELETLPAGEGYVVTMTEPDQVLADEEALELEWLVCSLRAAAAEWARPIELGEWWDRPAVPFHVILAGGSNHVVEAARRWSSAGAAVIPLGGLDGG; from the coding sequence ATGACGGTGCCCTTGACGCTGATGACGGTTGATTCTGAGCTTCGACTCTTGCTACTTGAGGGCGATGCCGAATCGATTGGTATAGCTGTGATGGCCTGGGCCGACGCCGGCTTGACTGTCCGCATCGTTCGCGGACGCAAGATGCGGAGCCGGAAAGGTGTGCTTGACGAGTTTGCCGCGGCGTTGCAGTTTCCGCTCTACTTCGGCGACAACGAGGACGCGTTTGACGAGTGCATCTCGGAGTTGGAGACACTTCCCGCGGGCGAGGGCTACGTCGTGACGATGACAGAGCCTGACCAGGTACTGGCTGATGAAGAAGCTCTGGAGCTCGAATGGCTAGTTTGTTCTCTGAGGGCAGCCGCCGCGGAATGGGCTCGACCAATTGAGCTCGGCGAGTGGTGGGATCGGCCAGCTGTCCCCTTCCATGTGATTCTCGCAGGAGGGAGCAACCATGTCGTAGAGGCGGCCCGCCGGTGGTCAAGCGCGGGGGCAGCTGTTATTCCGCTCGGAGGCCTTGATGGAGGCTGA
- a CDS encoding polymorphic toxin-type HINT domain-containing protein, with protein MSYRTGAERHPFMRRLLDSRFSLAAVATVMIVVLTIDPFTTGNAASGVTGTVDTVEDRATNLAEAQDAVAESAAVEASEIVGDWPEPEPEDSTQPEAQATLPYAAQQTVTVPSVDTATVDLGGMDVNIAAASSGGSPEAVKLRVEDSSVAESVGVTGVLIDVAQVDSAEPIEGAEIDLTVSYENFSGLVGGDWASRLRLVFVPECAEETPDIEACQFTPLASTNDEEAQTVTGTVPVDSEPGAMGFGMGARQARSSSGTGSVALMAGVSGSAGDWSKSGLPASSSWGTSGNTGAFTWSYPLTVPVPEAGPAPELTLSYSSAVSDGRVPSANNQSGWIGEGFDLTSSYIERQYESCTTDSERPGANNANRESGDLCWGRENATLVFKGASLPLVYDAAADVWHSKIDDGTRVQRTNGGWNGVNGGEYWKVTTPDGTQYTFGRGKTSENGADLKSAWTVPVYGNHAGEPCHAAEYADSQCSQVWRWNLDQVVDPSGNTMSYTYATETNNYVADYMHNDDWGTTGYISGGHIVRIDYGTRTGSTASAPYRVTFTTQARCLTNFANPASLCADGYTDSNKSKWPDTPRDLQCTVTADDCMNVVPVFFDTTRLSNVTAQAWDGSSYRDIDSWAFAGRFVGESDFDPVETSRSVVLRVDKITRTARAGTASTSDDITLQPVRFAYESLPNRVDTATDGQSGLWRPRVIQVRTDAGAQISVSYRTECTPESLPASSDAAQSANTALCYLVRWQPDGELQPADHWFHKYVVESMVEDGAPHVAGSSDLITGSQSKVTRYTYLGGAKWAKPTGPMVDASKVTYTDFRGFARVDTVVGEGEEQATTERATYLRGTGGTLTAGPTGNTVSVVDVEEFAGTVFSTETLNGSKTITQSITKPGTPVTVATGTGLTSKRIPSTTTYGFTFKATGALEHRTSSTVTNDSAGLPVTVEDRGDLTTSIDDVCTKTTYRRDQAYLGAHMLAFASKTETFGAACASTAAANLLTRDTATYDTLGRVLSTASVDPGNASANVTRATNTYDVYGRVTSVKDAAGNKTTTDYSASAGGQVSKVTTTSPDPDGTGPLSKFVSVQTLNPLTGQPVSMTDQNGLVTTATYDALGRPTSIRYPQHVDAPHPSLEYEYTVSPNGLNAVVTRSLAADGENQHSSVVLYDGLLRPFQQQVEGANATLTDRGRMVSHIFYDSIGHVESRTSAWHAQGVPAASPVVPLAVPPSSTSYEYDGAGRVTAEIFWVGTESNPEYEMWRTTTVYDGATTLTIPADGGTPTETIIDARGRTTQLREYVRDPRADADADTAAEIRALTSHTTTYGYNRANELTTLTNPTGDVWSYEYDLAGQLLSQTDPDSGTSSTTYTALGQVATQTDANGDTLAYNYDPLGRATTLRDDTATGTIRASWTFDATPLAGGGGDTALGQPSAATRVVDNLEYTTTYGEYDTAYQPTTVTTTLPENPTLHTLSGESFDTLISYTEDGQVAQITYPEVTDGESIVLGEETVTTMFDEASMPSWMSGGFGWGTYVADAQWNSDATPAVQDLGTTYGAAVAYDWEIGTQRLASIRLDRERVSGTEVALEYGYDHSGNVTSISDLPTAARVSNQADVQCFDYDGLRRLETAWTEGAPGCESVPRSTSDVGGYSPYWIDYTYDVLGNRTQQTSVDGADTTVTEYTHGGGGAGPHQLTEMVETTGELTTVVGFDWDAAGNQTSRTVDGALQTLTWDAEGELASIAGAETDVANVYDASGERLVRVDDGAATVYLPGGQEVTATDEKVTATRWYSFAGTTVAVRTGTGLGGVSSVVSDANGTPVAYVHNTDWAAGVQRVRTEPFGDARAGEAGQVEGRGYLGAPADTTGLTLLGARYYDSSTGTFISPDPLLDPGVPAQLNAYVYSGNNPITWSDPSGLSWLGDAWNNVTKWVDKNKSVIAGVVVGVAVTAGCLAVTGGVGSVACAIAGGAAGAAVSNIWRQKESGKPFNWGSFAAETAMGGALGLLGPAAGAAARAFAPAASAVVRTVSNAISAGAGKAGTVFKPAMSATASRAANASATRSATQATSGAQNSSTSMASCAVNSFVPGTLVLLADGTRIAIENIRVGDLVLATDPETGETSAEPVNVTITGTGEKDLVTIAVMSDDGSAGEVTATAGHPFWVADKSEWVEAGELQSGQWLRTSNGTWVQITAIEHDHREQAVYNLTVDTTHTYYVDAGVTDILTHNCSVGAASTADHVFPIGPGSEKAWTVLNRVDAKGMPLPGYKGGRVFVNKKGKLPESPGLTYREWDANPFVKGVNRGTERIVTGSDGSAYWTGDHYDSFLMFRGSMP; from the coding sequence ATGTCTTACCGCACAGGCGCGGAACGCCACCCTTTTATGCGTCGTCTTCTTGACTCTCGGTTCTCGCTGGCTGCTGTCGCGACCGTGATGATCGTGGTTCTCACCATCGATCCGTTCACCACGGGGAACGCCGCCAGCGGTGTCACGGGCACGGTTGACACGGTCGAAGATCGCGCGACCAACCTGGCTGAGGCGCAGGATGCTGTCGCGGAATCCGCCGCAGTCGAGGCATCGGAGATTGTGGGCGACTGGCCCGAACCCGAGCCCGAGGACAGCACGCAGCCGGAGGCTCAGGCAACGCTCCCATATGCAGCGCAACAAACCGTGACGGTGCCCTCTGTCGACACCGCAACGGTCGATCTCGGTGGGATGGACGTCAACATTGCCGCCGCAAGCAGCGGAGGCTCCCCTGAGGCAGTGAAACTTCGTGTGGAGGACTCGTCTGTCGCCGAATCGGTGGGTGTCACGGGTGTCCTCATTGACGTCGCCCAGGTGGATTCTGCCGAGCCGATCGAGGGTGCGGAGATCGACCTCACGGTGTCGTACGAGAATTTCAGTGGTCTTGTGGGTGGGGACTGGGCGTCCCGATTGCGGCTGGTCTTCGTGCCCGAGTGCGCGGAAGAAACCCCTGACATTGAGGCTTGCCAGTTCACCCCTCTCGCCTCAACGAACGACGAGGAGGCGCAGACGGTGACCGGCACGGTGCCGGTCGACTCGGAGCCCGGCGCCATGGGATTCGGGATGGGTGCACGGCAGGCTCGTTCTTCATCCGGTACCGGGTCGGTGGCGCTGATGGCAGGAGTGTCGGGTTCGGCCGGTGATTGGTCTAAGTCAGGTCTACCGGCCTCGTCCTCGTGGGGAACTTCCGGCAACACCGGTGCGTTCACGTGGTCGTATCCCTTGACCGTCCCGGTTCCTGAAGCAGGCCCAGCACCGGAACTCACTCTCTCGTACTCATCTGCTGTCTCCGATGGTCGGGTGCCGTCGGCCAACAATCAGTCGGGGTGGATCGGCGAGGGATTTGATCTGACCTCGAGCTACATCGAGCGCCAGTACGAATCGTGCACTACAGACTCCGAACGTCCTGGCGCGAATAACGCAAACCGTGAATCTGGCGACCTCTGCTGGGGCCGAGAGAATGCCACTCTCGTGTTCAAAGGCGCCTCATTGCCGCTTGTCTACGATGCGGCCGCCGATGTGTGGCACTCAAAAATTGACGACGGTACCCGGGTACAGCGCACTAACGGAGGCTGGAACGGGGTAAATGGCGGCGAATACTGGAAGGTCACTACCCCGGACGGCACTCAGTACACGTTCGGTCGGGGAAAGACATCCGAGAACGGTGCCGACCTCAAGTCCGCGTGGACAGTCCCTGTGTATGGCAACCATGCCGGCGAGCCGTGCCACGCCGCCGAGTACGCGGATTCCCAGTGCAGCCAGGTGTGGCGTTGGAACCTCGATCAGGTGGTCGACCCGTCGGGCAACACGATGTCGTATACCTACGCCACCGAGACAAACAACTATGTCGCCGACTACATGCACAACGATGACTGGGGCACTACGGGCTACATTTCCGGGGGCCACATCGTCCGCATCGACTACGGCACCCGCACTGGATCCACCGCGAGTGCACCGTACCGAGTTACTTTCACCACCCAAGCGCGCTGCCTCACCAATTTTGCCAATCCTGCTTCGCTGTGTGCGGACGGATATACCGATTCGAACAAGTCGAAATGGCCCGACACCCCGCGGGATCTGCAGTGCACAGTAACTGCAGATGACTGCATGAATGTCGTCCCTGTCTTCTTCGATACCACCAGGCTCAGCAATGTCACCGCGCAGGCATGGGACGGTTCCAGCTACCGCGATATCGACTCGTGGGCATTCGCCGGCCGATTCGTGGGGGAAAGCGACTTCGACCCGGTAGAGACATCTCGGTCGGTCGTGCTGCGCGTCGACAAAATCACCCGAACCGCGCGCGCCGGCACTGCGAGTACCAGCGATGACATCACTTTGCAGCCGGTCCGGTTCGCCTACGAATCACTTCCGAACCGTGTTGATACCGCAACCGACGGGCAGTCGGGCTTGTGGCGTCCGCGCGTTATCCAAGTTCGCACCGACGCGGGTGCTCAGATAAGCGTCAGCTACCGCACTGAATGCACCCCTGAATCTTTGCCCGCCTCCAGCGACGCCGCGCAAAGCGCCAACACCGCCCTCTGCTACCTCGTGCGCTGGCAACCCGATGGTGAACTCCAACCGGCCGACCACTGGTTTCACAAATATGTCGTCGAAAGCATGGTTGAAGACGGTGCACCCCACGTGGCCGGTTCGAGCGACCTCATCACTGGCTCGCAATCCAAAGTCACCCGGTATACCTATCTAGGTGGGGCGAAGTGGGCGAAGCCAACTGGGCCGATGGTGGACGCCTCAAAAGTCACTTATACCGATTTCCGGGGCTTTGCTCGAGTGGACACGGTCGTTGGCGAAGGTGAGGAGCAAGCCACCACCGAGCGGGCGACGTACCTGCGCGGAACTGGCGGCACCCTCACCGCGGGACCCACCGGCAATACCGTCTCCGTGGTCGACGTCGAAGAGTTCGCCGGTACGGTGTTCAGTACCGAGACCCTTAACGGGTCGAAGACGATTACCCAGTCGATCACCAAACCGGGCACTCCCGTCACGGTCGCGACCGGCACCGGGCTGACGTCGAAGCGGATACCGTCGACCACCACGTACGGGTTCACCTTCAAGGCAACTGGAGCGCTTGAACACCGCACTTCGTCGACGGTTACTAACGACAGTGCTGGGCTGCCGGTTACGGTTGAGGATCGCGGCGACCTCACCACGAGCATCGACGACGTCTGCACGAAGACCACATATCGACGCGACCAGGCGTATCTGGGTGCGCACATGCTCGCTTTCGCGTCTAAGACCGAAACATTTGGCGCGGCCTGTGCCTCCACAGCAGCCGCGAATCTTCTCACTCGTGACACCGCCACCTACGACACGCTAGGACGCGTCCTTTCCACAGCATCGGTGGATCCGGGGAACGCCTCGGCCAATGTCACCCGAGCGACTAACACCTATGACGTCTATGGGCGCGTCACATCGGTGAAAGATGCCGCGGGCAACAAGACCACCACCGACTACAGCGCGTCGGCTGGGGGACAAGTATCAAAGGTGACGACAACTTCGCCCGACCCTGACGGCACGGGGCCGCTGTCGAAGTTCGTTTCTGTCCAGACGCTGAACCCGCTTACCGGGCAACCGGTCTCGATGACCGATCAGAACGGCCTGGTTACCACAGCCACCTACGACGCGTTGGGTCGCCCCACCTCGATTCGCTATCCGCAGCACGTAGATGCGCCGCACCCCTCTCTCGAATACGAGTACACGGTATCGCCGAATGGCCTCAACGCTGTCGTGACTCGCAGCCTCGCTGCCGACGGTGAGAACCAGCATTCTTCAGTCGTTTTGTATGACGGGTTGTTGCGTCCGTTCCAGCAGCAGGTGGAGGGCGCGAACGCGACGCTCACCGACCGGGGCCGCATGGTCTCCCATATCTTCTACGATTCGATCGGCCATGTGGAGTCGCGCACTTCCGCGTGGCATGCCCAGGGTGTGCCGGCTGCGTCTCCTGTCGTGCCGCTTGCCGTGCCGCCGTCGTCGACATCGTATGAGTACGACGGTGCCGGGCGGGTGACCGCCGAGATTTTTTGGGTCGGCACTGAATCCAACCCCGAGTACGAGATGTGGCGGACTACCACCGTCTACGACGGCGCCACTACGCTCACGATTCCCGCAGATGGGGGAACGCCGACCGAGACCATCATCGACGCGCGAGGACGCACCACGCAGTTGCGCGAATACGTCCGAGACCCGCGGGCCGACGCAGACGCAGATACCGCCGCTGAGATCCGTGCACTCACGTCTCATACCACCACGTATGGGTACAACCGGGCCAATGAATTGACCACGCTCACGAACCCGACCGGGGATGTTTGGAGCTATGAGTACGACCTCGCAGGGCAACTTCTTTCCCAAACCGACCCCGACAGTGGCACGAGCAGCACGACATACACCGCTCTAGGTCAGGTCGCGACACAGACAGACGCGAACGGCGACACCCTCGCCTATAACTACGACCCGCTTGGCCGCGCGACAACTCTCCGTGACGACACCGCTACCGGCACGATCCGAGCCTCTTGGACTTTCGATGCCACGCCTCTGGCCGGTGGCGGTGGCGACACTGCGCTTGGGCAACCCAGCGCCGCCACCCGCGTCGTTGACAATCTCGAGTACACAACCACGTACGGCGAGTACGACACCGCGTACCAGCCGACCACAGTGACGACCACCCTTCCTGAAAATCCCACACTTCACACCCTGTCGGGGGAATCGTTCGACACGCTGATTTCGTACACAGAGGACGGGCAGGTCGCTCAGATCACCTACCCCGAAGTCACTGACGGCGAGAGCATCGTGCTCGGCGAAGAAACCGTCACGACGATGTTCGATGAGGCCTCTATGCCCTCTTGGATGAGCGGCGGATTCGGGTGGGGCACCTACGTTGCCGATGCGCAGTGGAATTCGGACGCCACACCTGCCGTGCAAGACCTCGGTACTACGTACGGGGCTGCTGTCGCCTACGACTGGGAAATTGGTACGCAGAGGCTTGCGAGTATTCGCCTGGATCGTGAACGCGTCAGCGGCACAGAAGTCGCCCTGGAATATGGGTACGACCACTCCGGAAACGTCACGAGCATCAGCGACTTGCCGACCGCAGCGCGCGTGTCTAATCAAGCCGATGTGCAGTGCTTTGACTATGACGGACTGCGGCGGTTGGAAACGGCGTGGACAGAAGGCGCGCCGGGCTGCGAGTCCGTGCCTCGGTCGACGTCTGATGTTGGTGGGTATTCGCCGTACTGGATCGACTATACGTATGACGTGCTCGGGAACCGTACCCAGCAGACCAGCGTTGACGGGGCCGACACGACGGTTACCGAGTACACCCATGGCGGCGGCGGCGCTGGTCCTCACCAGTTGACGGAGATGGTCGAGACCACGGGAGAACTGACCACGGTGGTCGGGTTTGACTGGGATGCCGCGGGAAACCAGACGTCTCGCACCGTGGACGGAGCATTGCAGACGCTCACGTGGGACGCCGAAGGCGAGCTCGCCTCGATCGCCGGCGCTGAGACGGACGTGGCCAACGTCTACGACGCGTCCGGTGAGCGGTTAGTCCGCGTCGACGACGGAGCAGCAACTGTCTACCTCCCGGGCGGGCAGGAAGTGACCGCGACCGACGAGAAGGTCACCGCGACCCGCTGGTACAGCTTCGCAGGCACAACTGTTGCTGTCCGCACCGGAACGGGCCTCGGGGGTGTGTCCAGTGTCGTTTCCGACGCGAACGGCACCCCCGTCGCTTATGTGCATAACACCGATTGGGCGGCAGGTGTGCAGCGGGTGCGCACGGAACCGTTCGGTGATGCGCGCGCTGGTGAGGCTGGCCAGGTCGAAGGTCGCGGATATCTTGGCGCTCCCGCCGATACGACAGGCTTGACCTTGCTCGGCGCGAGGTACTACGACTCAAGCACCGGAACGTTCATCAGTCCCGATCCACTGTTGGATCCCGGTGTGCCGGCGCAACTCAACGCCTATGTCTATTCCGGTAACAATCCGATTACCTGGTCGGATCCGTCAGGGTTGAGTTGGCTTGGCGACGCATGGAACAACGTCACCAAGTGGGTCGACAAGAACAAGTCTGTGATCGCGGGTGTCGTGGTCGGTGTGGCCGTTACTGCGGGATGTTTGGCTGTCACCGGGGGTGTCGGAAGCGTTGCGTGTGCCATCGCGGGTGGTGCTGCTGGGGCCGCGGTCAGCAATATCTGGAGGCAGAAGGAGTCGGGTAAACCCTTCAACTGGGGGAGCTTCGCCGCCGAGACCGCTATGGGCGGGGCGCTGGGGTTGCTCGGCCCAGCCGCTGGCGCTGCTGCGCGAGCTTTCGCGCCTGCAGCGTCTGCTGTGGTCCGCACAGTTTCGAACGCGATCAGTGCAGGCGCGGGCAAAGCCGGAACAGTGTTCAAACCCGCGATGTCGGCCACCGCGAGCCGTGCCGCGAACGCCTCCGCGACCCGATCTGCCACCCAAGCCACGTCTGGCGCGCAGAACAGCTCTACATCGATGGCATCCTGCGCGGTCAACAGTTTCGTGCCCGGTACCCTCGTTCTGCTCGCTGACGGCACACGTATTGCGATCGAAAACATCCGTGTCGGTGACCTAGTGCTCGCAACCGACCCGGAAACCGGAGAAACAAGCGCTGAACCGGTGAACGTCACCATCACCGGAACGGGCGAGAAAGATCTCGTGACCATCGCCGTCATGTCAGATGACGGCTCGGCAGGCGAAGTCACGGCCACCGCCGGCCACCCCTTCTGGGTCGCAGACAAGAGCGAGTGGGTCGAAGCGGGAGAACTGCAGTCCGGCCAGTGGTTGCGTACCTCTAACGGCACGTGGGTTCAGATCACTGCGATCGAACACGACCACAGGGAACAGGCGGTCTACAATCTCACCGTCGACACCACGCACACGTATTACGTAGACGCCGGTGTCACAGACATCCTCACCCACAACTGCTCGGTCGGTGCGGCGAGTACGGCGGACCATGTCTTCCCAATCGGACCCGGTTCGGAGAAGGCGTGGACGGTCCTGAATCGCGTTGATGCGAAGGGTATGCCGTTACCGGGGTACAAGGGCGGGAGGGTCTTTGTGAACAAGAAAGGTAAGCTTCCTGAGTCGCCAGGTCTCACTTATCGCGAGTGGGATGCGAATCCGTTCGTGAAGGGCGTGAACCGTGGAACTGAACGCATCGTGACGGGCAGCGACGGTTCGGCGTATTGGACGGGTGATCACTATGACAGCTTCCTGATGTTCCGGGGGTCGATGCCATGA